In Sphaeramia orbicularis chromosome 15, fSphaOr1.1, whole genome shotgun sequence, a single genomic region encodes these proteins:
- the LOC115434109 gene encoding dual specificity protein phosphatase 13 — MSGSKQPQDLALIKQLELILDSCTLELTPVDEVWPNLYIGNVAVAQNKKTLCKLGITHVLNAAHSKQGSIGDQSFYGDACVYYGIPAEDSDNFDLSQFFKPAADFIHKALKTKDGKVLVHCIMGMSRSATLVLVYLMLRQRFTLSDALRHLVKKRAIYPNRNFLSLLLKLDDQLTLKRRLCPLL; from the exons ATGTCAGGGAGCAAGCAGCCACAGGACTTGGCGCTCATTAAACAACTGGAGCTCATCTTGGATTCATGCACACTTGAGCTCACACCAGTGGACGAGGTCTGGCCCAACCTGTACATAGGAAATGT GGCTGTAGCACAAAATAAAAAGACTTTATGTAAGCTGGGCATCACACATGTCCTGAATGCTGCACACTCCAAACAGGGCAGTATTGGTGACCAGAGTTTTTATGGGGACGCCTGTGTTTACTATGGCATCCCTGCAGAAGATTCAGACAACTTTGACCTCAGCCAGTTCTTTAAGCCTGCAGCTGACTTCATACATAAGGCCCTCAAGACCAAAGATG GAAAAGTGCTGGTACACTGCATCATGGGTATGAGTCGCTCTGCCACATTAGTCCTGGTTTACTTGATGCTGCGGCAGCGTTTCACTCTATCTGATGCTCTCAGACACCTCGTCAAAAAACGGGCAATTTACCCCAACCGGAATTTCCTGTCCCTCCTCCTCAAGCTTGACGACCAGCTAACATTAAAGAGGAGGTTGTGTCCTCTCCTCTGA
- the LOC115434108 gene encoding dual specificity protein phosphatase 13-like, which yields MTLKAQSREMNSETHPEDEKITENRDMKMQSPSLSELEEVLHSAPRSCRHGDEVWPNLYLGDMFMSHDKFGLWQLGITHVLNASHGKLCCKGNDDFYGTTVKYYGVPANDLPTFDLSPFFYPAAEFIHQALSSGGKVFVHCAVGVSRSAALVLAYLMIHHHLSLLSSVRCVQQKRWIFPNRGFLRQLIRLDQKLQNEELTESK from the exons ATGACACTCAAGGCTCAAAGCAGAGAAATGAACAGTGAAACACACCCAGAGGATGAGAAGATAACAGAAAACAGAGACATGAAGATGCAGAGTCCGTCTCTCAGCGAACTGGAGGAGGTTTTACATTCAGCTCCACGCTCCTGTCGCCATGGAGACGAGGTGTGGCCGAACCTGTATCTGGGAGACAT GTTTATGTCTCATGACAAGTTTGGCCTCTGGCAGCTGGGTATCACTCATGTTCTGAATGCGTCACATGGTAAACTTTGCTGTAAAGGCAATGATGACTTCTATGGAACTACAGTGAAATACTATGGAGTCCCAGCCAATGACCTGCCAACATTTGACCTTTCACCTTTCTTCTACCCTGCCGCTGAGTTCATTCATCAAGCTTTGTCATCTGGAG GGAAGGTGTTTGTTCACTGTGCTGTGGGCGTGAGTCGCTCTGCTGCTTTGGTCCTGGCTTACCTGATGATTCATCACCACCTCAGTTTGCTGTCCTCTGTACGCTGTGTGCAGCAGAAGCGCTGGATCTTCCCCAACAGAGGCTTCCTGAGACAACTCATTAGACTGGACCAAAAACTGCAGAATGAAGAGCTGACTGAatcaaaatag